In Streptomyces nodosus, one DNA window encodes the following:
- a CDS encoding D-alanine--D-alanine ligase family protein gives MSTENLPQSPEQPPRKPRVAVVFGGRSSEHGISVVTAGAVLRAIDRTKYDVLPIGITRDGRWALTADEPERMAITDRRTPEVEELTESQEGAVVLPVDPANREVVYSEPGSVPKALGEVDVVFPVLHGPYGEDGTLQGLLELSGVPYVGAGVLASAVGQDKEYMKRVFTSFGLRVGPYLVIRPREWERDRAGARKKIVDFAGEHGWPLFVKPARAGSSIGITKVDDLSGLDEAVEEARRHDPKVLVEAAVRGREIECGVLEFEDGPRASVPAEIPPPDAHAYYDFEAKYIDSTPGLVPAPLTEEQTAEVQRLAVEAFEAASCEGLVRADFFLADDGEFVINEINTMPGFTPISMYPQMWQASGVSYGELVDRLLEAALRRSTGLR, from the coding sequence ACCTCCCCCAGAGCCCTGAGCAGCCGCCTCGCAAGCCGCGTGTCGCCGTCGTCTTCGGCGGCCGCAGCTCCGAACACGGGATCTCCGTCGTCACGGCGGGTGCCGTGCTGCGCGCCATCGACCGGACGAAGTACGACGTCCTGCCGATCGGCATCACCCGGGACGGCCGTTGGGCGCTCACCGCCGACGAACCCGAGCGCATGGCGATCACCGACCGCCGTACGCCCGAGGTCGAGGAACTCACCGAGTCCCAGGAGGGCGCGGTCGTGCTGCCCGTCGACCCGGCCAACCGCGAAGTCGTCTACAGCGAGCCCGGTTCGGTGCCCAAGGCGCTGGGCGAGGTCGACGTCGTCTTCCCGGTGCTGCACGGCCCCTACGGGGAGGACGGCACCCTCCAGGGTCTGCTGGAGCTGTCCGGTGTCCCCTATGTGGGCGCCGGTGTCCTCGCCTCGGCCGTCGGCCAGGACAAGGAGTACATGAAGCGGGTGTTCACCTCGTTCGGGCTGAGGGTCGGCCCCTACCTGGTGATCCGGCCGCGCGAGTGGGAGCGCGACCGGGCCGGCGCCCGGAAGAAGATCGTCGACTTCGCCGGGGAGCACGGCTGGCCGCTGTTCGTGAAGCCCGCGCGCGCGGGCTCGTCGATCGGCATCACCAAGGTCGACGACCTCTCGGGCCTCGACGAGGCGGTCGAGGAGGCCCGGCGGCACGACCCCAAGGTCCTGGTGGAGGCCGCGGTGCGCGGCCGCGAGATCGAGTGCGGTGTCCTGGAGTTCGAGGACGGGCCGCGCGCCTCGGTGCCCGCCGAGATCCCGCCGCCGGACGCGCACGCGTACTACGACTTCGAGGCGAAGTACATCGACTCCACGCCCGGTCTGGTGCCCGCGCCGCTGACCGAGGAACAGACCGCCGAGGTCCAGCGGCTCGCGGTGGAGGCGTTCGAGGCGGCTTCCTGCGAGGGCCTGGTGCGCGCGGACTTCTTCCTCGCCGACGACGGGGAGTTCGTGATCAACGAGATCAACACGATGCCCGGTTTCACGCCGATCTCCATGTACCCGCAGATGTGGCAGGCGAGCGGGGTCAGCTACGGGGAATTGGTGGACCGTCTGCTCGAGGCGGCGCTGCGGCGGTCGACCGGGCTGCGCTGA
- a CDS encoding DUF3515 domain-containing protein, whose protein sequence is MHSFRHRLLGLPALALLIAAAGCSSGDATASTAVPSPDTKVAGLCRNLDKVLPRTVDGLDRKDPEPPSALTAGWGSPAIILRCGVAQPPKMTDPKVARGDDPTSVGGEVDGVGWLMEKQSDGSYRFTTTLRQAYVEVTLPEERADDGASVLVDLAPAVKRAIPEGIAL, encoded by the coding sequence GTGCACTCTTTCCGTCACCGGCTCCTCGGTCTGCCCGCCCTCGCCCTGCTGATCGCCGCGGCGGGCTGTTCCTCGGGCGACGCCACCGCGTCGACCGCGGTTCCCAGCCCGGACACGAAGGTCGCCGGGCTGTGCCGGAACCTGGACAAGGTGCTGCCGCGGACGGTGGACGGCCTCGACCGGAAGGATCCGGAGCCCCCCTCCGCGCTGACGGCGGGCTGGGGAAGTCCGGCGATCATACTGCGCTGCGGTGTCGCACAGCCGCCGAAGATGACCGACCCGAAGGTGGCCCGGGGTGACGACCCGACCTCGGTCGGGGGCGAGGTGGACGGCGTCGGCTGGCTGATGGAGAAGCAGAGCGACGGCTCGTACCGTTTCACCACGACGCTGCGCCAGGCCTATGTCGAGGTGACCCTGCCCGAGGAGCGGGCCGACGACGGCGCGTCCGTGCTCGTCGACCTGGCCCCGGCCGTGAAGAGGGCGATCCCCGAAGGGATCGCCCTCTGA
- the rpmB gene encoding 50S ribosomal protein L28, producing MAANCDVCGKGPGFGNNISHSHRRTSRRWNPNIQRVRTVVGGTPKRVNACTSCIKAGKVSR from the coding sequence GTGGCTGCCAACTGCGACGTCTGCGGCAAGGGGCCGGGCTTCGGCAACAACATCTCGCACTCGCACCGCCGTACGTCCCGCCGCTGGAACCCGAACATCCAGCGTGTGCGTACCGTGGTCGGCGGGACGCCGAAGCGCGTGAACGCCTGCACCTCGTGCATCAAGGCCGGCAAGGTCTCGCGCTGA
- a CDS encoding DAK2 domain-containing protein: MAQVPQPLDALAVRAWCGLALKALGRAREEIDAINVYPVADGDTGTNLYLTVESAAAAVEAVFAGYEAGGAQRPTLADAVRAMAHGALIGARGNSGTILAQLLRGMAQVLAADEGTVPPAAEGLRLALRRAADSAREAVAHPVEGTVLSVASAAADAVTGAEDDCGAVARAAYEGARAALAATPGQLAVLERAGVVDAGGRGLVVVLAALVETLTGEAPGVPGGPGRAVHPWGDGVVSVVTGECADPPAGGGGPGYEVIYLLEADDTAVARLRERLDGLGDSLVVVGGDGLWNVHVHVDDAGAAVEAGVEAGRPHRIRITHFAAGDAHTAGAGRPRREPVQRAVVAVVPGEGLAGLYQEAGATTVLARAGEPPASGELVEAVRRAHAREVVLLPNDADLRDTVAAAAEQARTEGVRVALIPTRSAVQGIAALAVHEPERRFDEDVVAMTSAAGATRYAEVAVAERQSWTMAGICQAGDVLGMIDGDVAVIGSDVTATAETVLDRMLAAGGEMVTLVLGDEAPDSVADHLESRVRASYLAVDTVVYRGGRQGPILLIGVE, from the coding sequence GTGGCGCAGGTGCCGCAGCCATTGGATGCCCTCGCGGTGCGCGCCTGGTGCGGTCTCGCGCTCAAGGCGCTGGGGCGGGCGCGCGAGGAGATCGATGCGATCAATGTCTATCCCGTGGCCGACGGGGACACCGGCACGAACCTCTATCTGACCGTGGAGTCGGCCGCCGCGGCCGTCGAGGCGGTCTTCGCCGGATACGAGGCGGGCGGCGCGCAGCGCCCGACGCTCGCCGACGCGGTACGGGCCATGGCGCACGGCGCGCTCATCGGGGCCCGGGGTAACTCCGGGACGATTCTGGCGCAGCTGCTGCGTGGGATGGCGCAGGTGCTCGCCGCCGACGAGGGGACCGTTCCTCCGGCCGCCGAGGGGCTGCGGCTGGCGCTCCGGCGGGCGGCCGACTCCGCACGGGAAGCCGTCGCGCACCCCGTGGAGGGCACGGTGCTGAGCGTGGCCTCGGCCGCCGCGGACGCGGTCACCGGGGCCGAGGACGACTGCGGCGCCGTGGCGCGGGCGGCGTACGAGGGGGCCCGGGCGGCCCTCGCGGCCACGCCCGGGCAGCTGGCGGTGCTGGAGCGCGCCGGTGTGGTCGACGCGGGCGGCCGGGGCCTGGTGGTGGTCCTCGCGGCCCTGGTGGAGACGCTGACGGGGGAGGCCCCGGGGGTTCCCGGCGGGCCGGGGCGCGCCGTCCACCCGTGGGGGGACGGCGTCGTGTCCGTCGTCACCGGGGAGTGCGCCGACCCTCCGGCGGGCGGGGGCGGGCCCGGGTACGAGGTGATCTATCTCCTGGAGGCGGACGACACGGCCGTGGCGCGGCTGCGGGAGCGGCTCGACGGGCTGGGGGACTCCCTGGTGGTGGTCGGCGGGGACGGGCTGTGGAACGTCCATGTGCATGTCGACGACGCGGGTGCCGCCGTGGAGGCGGGCGTCGAGGCCGGGCGGCCCCACCGCATTCGGATCACCCACTTCGCCGCCGGGGACGCGCACACCGCCGGTGCCGGACGGCCGCGGCGCGAGCCGGTCCAGCGTGCGGTGGTGGCCGTCGTACCGGGGGAGGGACTGGCCGGGCTGTACCAGGAGGCCGGGGCGACCACCGTGCTCGCCCGGGCCGGCGAGCCGCCGGCGAGCGGCGAACTGGTGGAGGCGGTACGGCGGGCGCATGCGCGGGAGGTGGTGCTGTTGCCGAACGACGCGGATCTGCGCGACACCGTGGCCGCCGCGGCCGAACAGGCGCGCACCGAGGGCGTCCGGGTGGCGCTGATCCCGACCCGGTCCGCGGTGCAGGGCATCGCGGCGCTGGCCGTGCACGAGCCGGAGCGCCGCTTCGACGAGGACGTGGTGGCGATGACCTCGGCGGCGGGCGCCACCCGGTACGCCGAGGTGGCCGTCGCGGAACGCCAGTCCTGGACGATGGCCGGCATCTGCCAGGCCGGCGATGTGCTCGGCATGATCGACGGCGATGTCGCGGTCATCGGCTCGGACGTCACGGCGACGGCCGAGACGGTCCTGGACCGCATGCTCGCGGCCGGCGGCGAGATGGTCACCCTGGTCCTCGGCGACGAGGCCCCCGACAGCGTCGCCGACCACCTGGAGTCCCGGGTCCGCGCGTCCTACCTCGCGGTGGACACCGTGGTCTACCGAGGCGGCCGCCAGGGCCCCATCCTCCTCATCGGCGTGGAGTGA
- a CDS encoding Lrp/AsnC family transcriptional regulator — translation MVQAYILIQTEVGKASAVAETISRIPGVIQAEDVTGPYDVIVRSQADTVDELGRMVVAKVQQVEGITRTLTCPIVHL, via the coding sequence GTGGTACAGGCGTACATCCTGATCCAGACGGAGGTCGGCAAGGCGTCGGCCGTCGCCGAGACGATCAGCAGGATCCCCGGTGTCATCCAGGCCGAGGACGTGACGGGTCCCTATGACGTCATCGTCCGCTCCCAGGCCGACACCGTCGACGAACTCGGCCGCATGGTGGTCGCCAAGGTCCAGCAGGTGGAAGGCATCACCCGCACCCTCACCTGCCCGATCGTGCACCTGTAG
- a CDS encoding thiamine-phosphate kinase, with protein MKGTVGELGEFGLIRELTSRLTTNPAVRIGPGDDAAVVAAPDRRVVASTDILLEGRHFRRDWSTAYDVGRKAAAQNLADIAAMGAVPTALLLGLVVPADLAVAWPTELMDGLRDECQVAGAAVVGGDVVRGDTIMISITALGDLRNHEPVTRAGARPGDVVAVTGWLGWSAAGHAVLSRGFRSPRAFVEAHRRPEPPYHAGPAAAGLGATAMCDVSDGLIADLGHIAEASKVQIDIRSGAMDIPSQMNDIGQAVGVDPLQWVLTGGEDHAIVAAFPPDVKLPARWRVIGEVLHPSALPQVTVDGAPWTSKGGWDHFGGIES; from the coding sequence ATGAAGGGCACCGTGGGCGAGCTGGGCGAGTTCGGGCTCATCAGAGAGCTCACCTCCCGGCTCACCACCAACCCGGCGGTCCGGATCGGCCCCGGCGACGATGCCGCGGTGGTGGCCGCGCCCGACCGCAGGGTGGTGGCGAGCACCGACATCCTTCTGGAGGGCCGGCACTTCCGCCGCGACTGGTCGACGGCGTACGACGTGGGGCGCAAGGCGGCCGCGCAGAACCTCGCGGACATCGCCGCGATGGGGGCCGTGCCCACCGCGTTGCTGCTCGGTCTTGTCGTCCCCGCCGATCTGGCGGTCGCCTGGCCCACCGAGCTGATGGACGGGCTGCGCGACGAGTGCCAGGTGGCGGGGGCGGCCGTGGTCGGCGGTGATGTCGTACGCGGCGACACCATCATGATCTCGATCACCGCCCTCGGCGATCTGCGCAACCACGAGCCGGTCACCCGGGCCGGCGCCCGGCCCGGCGATGTGGTCGCCGTCACCGGCTGGCTGGGCTGGTCCGCGGCCGGGCACGCGGTGCTCTCCCGCGGCTTCCGCTCACCGCGCGCCTTCGTCGAGGCGCACCGGCGCCCCGAGCCGCCCTACCACGCGGGCCCGGCCGCCGCGGGGCTCGGCGCGACCGCGATGTGCGACGTCAGTGACGGACTGATCGCGGATCTCGGGCACATCGCGGAGGCGAGCAAGGTGCAGATCGACATCCGCTCCGGCGCCATGGACATCCCGTCCCAGATGAACGACATCGGGCAGGCCGTGGGCGTCGACCCTCTCCAGTGGGTGCTCACCGGCGGTGAGGACCATGCGATCGTGGCGGCCTTCCCGCCGGACGTGAAGCTGCCGGCCCGCTGGAGGGTGATCGGCGAGGTGCTCCATCCGTCGGCACTGCCGCAGGTGACGGTCGACGGGGCGCCCTGGACCAGCAAGGGTGGCTGGGACCACTTCGGGGGCATCGAGTCGTAG